A region from the Prevotella melaninogenica genome encodes:
- the alaS gene encoding alanine--tRNA ligase, which produces MMTANEIRDSYLKFFKSKGHVIVPSAPMVIKDDPTLMFTNAGMNQWKDIILGTKDPEPRRRADSQKCLRVSGKHNDLEEVGRDAALSHHTMFEMLGNWSFGDYFKEGAIDYAYEYLVDVLHLDPKDLYVTVFEGDKAEGISRDDEAASYWEKHFPKNHIVNGNKHDNFWEMGDTGPCGPCSEIHIDFRSEEEKAKVPGEELVNKDHPQVIEIWNIVFMQFNRKADGSLDPLKMHVIDTGMGFERLVRLMQGKNSNYDTDIFAPVIAEIEKISGKKYNHTFPEGDNGEGINEEQKVDIAMRVVADHLRAVAFSIADGQLPSNAKAGYVIRRILRRAVRYAYTFLGQKEAFMYKLLNVLVREMGTAYPELTAQRELIGRVMKEEEDSFLRTLEKGIMLLNGAMDELKAHGETQLDGKEAFRLFDTYGFPLDLTELICAENGYTVDEKQFNEEMAQQKARARNAAAVENGDWEILREGEQEFVGYDYTEYECHILRYRKVTQKKNSFYELVLDHTPFYGEMGGQVGDQGVLVSEDETINVINTKRENNQSVHIVKELPKNLEADFMACVDTDKRDASAANHTATHLLDYALKQVLGEHAEQKGSYVSPDTLRFDVSHFQKITDEELRQVEKLVNEMIRKDYPMDEHRETPMEEAKKMGAVALFGEKYGDKVRVVRFGPSCEFCGGIHATSTGRIGFFKIVGESSVAAGVRRIEAMTGETCENAIYVLEDTLRDLKAMFNNAKDLKAVITKFVEENDSIKKELESFRAQAVSRAAKNMVEHAETVNGVHVVKTVLPIDPASAKDIVFKVREALPEKLVCVLGSVYENRPLLSIMLSDDMVKDYDLNAGKIIREAAKLIQGGGGGQPHYAQAGGKNAEGISSAVDKVIELISL; this is translated from the coding sequence ATGATGACAGCAAACGAAATCCGCGACTCTTACTTGAAATTCTTTAAGTCGAAGGGACACGTTATCGTACCGTCTGCCCCTATGGTTATCAAGGACGACCCTACGCTGATGTTCACTAATGCTGGTATGAACCAGTGGAAAGATATTATTCTCGGAACAAAGGATCCAGAACCTCGTCGCCGTGCTGACTCGCAGAAATGTTTGCGCGTTAGTGGTAAGCATAATGACTTGGAAGAGGTAGGTCGTGATGCAGCTCTCAGCCACCACACGATGTTTGAGATGTTAGGTAACTGGAGTTTCGGTGACTATTTTAAAGAAGGAGCAATTGATTACGCCTACGAATACCTTGTAGACGTACTCCACCTTGATCCAAAAGACCTCTACGTAACTGTCTTTGAGGGTGATAAGGCAGAGGGAATATCACGTGATGATGAGGCAGCAAGCTACTGGGAGAAGCATTTCCCAAAGAATCATATCGTCAACGGAAACAAGCACGACAACTTCTGGGAGATGGGTGACACTGGTCCTTGTGGTCCTTGTTCAGAGATTCATATTGACTTCCGTTCAGAGGAAGAGAAGGCAAAGGTACCTGGTGAGGAACTTGTAAACAAGGATCACCCACAGGTTATTGAGATTTGGAACATCGTGTTCATGCAGTTCAATCGTAAGGCAGACGGTAGCCTTGATCCATTAAAGATGCATGTTATCGATACTGGCATGGGCTTTGAACGTCTCGTTCGTCTCATGCAGGGCAAGAATTCTAACTACGATACAGATATCTTTGCACCAGTTATTGCAGAGATTGAGAAGATTTCAGGCAAGAAGTATAACCACACCTTCCCTGAGGGTGATAATGGTGAAGGCATCAATGAAGAGCAGAAGGTAGACATCGCTATGCGTGTTGTAGCCGATCACCTTCGTGCTGTTGCCTTCTCTATTGCTGACGGTCAGTTACCAAGCAATGCTAAAGCAGGTTACGTTATTCGTCGAATCCTTCGCCGTGCCGTTCGTTACGCTTATACTTTCCTTGGTCAGAAGGAAGCTTTCATGTATAAGTTGCTCAACGTGTTGGTACGTGAGATGGGTACTGCATACCCAGAACTCACCGCACAACGTGAACTCATTGGGCGTGTAATGAAAGAAGAAGAGGATTCTTTCCTCCGTACATTAGAAAAGGGTATTATGCTCCTCAATGGCGCGATGGATGAGTTGAAGGCACATGGCGAGACACAACTCGATGGTAAGGAGGCTTTCCGCCTCTTCGACACCTATGGTTTCCCACTCGACCTCACCGAACTTATCTGCGCAGAGAACGGCTATACCGTAGATGAAAAGCAGTTCAATGAGGAGATGGCACAGCAGAAAGCACGTGCTCGCAATGCAGCAGCTGTTGAGAATGGTGACTGGGAAATACTACGTGAAGGTGAGCAAGAGTTTGTTGGTTATGACTATACAGAATACGAATGCCACATTCTTCGCTATCGTAAGGTGACACAGAAGAAGAACAGCTTCTATGAGCTTGTACTCGATCATACTCCTTTCTATGGTGAGATGGGTGGTCAGGTAGGTGACCAAGGTGTACTCGTTAGCGAGGACGAAACTATCAACGTCATCAATACCAAGCGTGAGAATAACCAGAGTGTACATATCGTTAAGGAATTGCCAAAGAACCTTGAAGCTGACTTCATGGCTTGTGTAGACACTGACAAGCGTGATGCTTCAGCTGCCAACCATACTGCAACCCACCTCCTCGACTATGCTTTGAAGCAGGTTCTCGGTGAGCATGCAGAGCAGAAGGGTTCATACGTAAGTCCTGACACCCTTCGTTTCGACGTTTCTCACTTCCAGAAGATTACCGATGAGGAACTTCGTCAAGTAGAGAAGCTTGTCAATGAGATGATTCGCAAGGATTATCCAATGGATGAGCATCGTGAAACTCCAATGGAGGAAGCAAAGAAGATGGGTGCAGTAGCCCTCTTCGGCGAGAAGTATGGTGACAAAGTTCGTGTTGTTCGCTTCGGTCCAAGTTGTGAGTTCTGTGGTGGTATCCATGCCACATCAACAGGTCGCATCGGTTTCTTTAAGATTGTTGGCGAGAGTAGCGTGGCTGCTGGTGTACGCCGTATCGAGGCTATGACCGGCGAAACTTGCGAAAACGCTATCTATGTTCTTGAAGATACTTTGCGTGACTTGAAAGCAATGTTCAACAATGCTAAGGACCTCAAGGCTGTTATCACGAAGTTTGTTGAAGAGAATGACAGTATTAAGAAGGAACTTGAAAGCTTCCGTGCTCAGGCTGTTAGCCGTGCTGCAAAGAACATGGTTGAGCATGCTGAGACCGTAAATGGCGTGCATGTCGTAAAAACTGTACTGCCTATCGACCCAGCTTCTGCCAAGGATATCGTCTTCAAGGTACGTGAAGCATTACCAGAGAAACTCGTTTGTGTACTCGGCTCTGTATACGAGAATCGTCCTCTCTTATCAATCATGCTTAGTGATGACATGGTGAAAGATTATGATCTGAACGCTGGTAAGATTATTCGCGAGGCTGCTAAACTCATCCAGGGTGGCGGTGGCGGTCAGCCACACTACGCTCAGGCAGGTGGTAAGAATGCTGAAGGCATAAGCTCTGCAGTGGATAAAGTAATTGAATTAATTAGCTTATAA
- the lpxB gene encoding lipid-A-disaccharide synthase — MKYYLIVGEASGDLHASRLMQSLMQYDPEAEFRFFGGDLMAKVGGTRVKHYRELAYMGFVPVLLHLPTIFKNMKMCKEDIMRWKPDAVILVDYPGFNLSIAKFVKKNTNIPVYYYISPKIWAWKEWRIKAIKRDVREMFSILPFEVPFYEKKHNYKIHYVGNPTAEEVDNFRHVYSESKDEFCQRNGLSSKPIIAILAGSRKQEIKDNLPSMLEAARHFEDYQMVVAAAPSITESYYKKFLGTSEAKLVKTQTYELLSHATAALVTSGTATLETALLNVPQVVCYETPVPKLIRFAFKYIIKVRFISLVNLIADKEIVQELLADRFSIRNIANELYRILPGQTSRERMLADYQLVRERLGDKVAPDNAARIMVEKLLSRQVYELSSEPKNEFMSEQTYE; from the coding sequence ATGAAGTATTACCTGATAGTTGGTGAAGCATCTGGCGACCTGCACGCCTCACGCCTTATGCAGTCGTTGATGCAGTATGATCCTGAAGCTGAATTTCGTTTCTTTGGTGGTGACCTGATGGCGAAAGTGGGCGGTACACGTGTGAAGCATTATCGTGAGCTTGCCTATATGGGTTTCGTTCCAGTATTGCTGCATCTGCCTACCATTTTCAAGAATATGAAGATGTGTAAGGAGGATATTATGCGTTGGAAGCCTGATGCTGTTATTCTTGTTGACTATCCAGGTTTTAATCTTAGTATTGCAAAGTTTGTAAAGAAGAATACCAATATTCCTGTCTATTACTATATCTCTCCAAAGATATGGGCATGGAAGGAATGGCGTATCAAAGCTATTAAACGTGATGTGAGAGAAATGTTCTCTATTCTGCCGTTTGAAGTTCCTTTCTATGAGAAGAAACATAATTACAAAATACATTACGTAGGTAATCCAACAGCCGAGGAGGTTGATAATTTCCGTCATGTCTATTCGGAATCAAAAGACGAGTTCTGTCAGCGTAACGGCTTGTCTTCTAAACCTATTATTGCAATTCTTGCGGGTAGTCGTAAGCAGGAGATTAAGGATAATCTTCCTTCTATGCTTGAGGCTGCACGTCACTTTGAAGATTATCAGATGGTGGTTGCTGCCGCACCTTCTATCACTGAAAGTTATTATAAGAAGTTCTTAGGTACGAGCGAGGCAAAGTTGGTGAAGACTCAGACTTACGAACTTCTTTCCCATGCCACTGCTGCACTCGTAACGAGTGGTACTGCAACGCTTGAAACAGCCTTGCTGAATGTTCCGCAGGTTGTCTGCTACGAAACGCCAGTTCCAAAGTTGATTCGTTTTGCTTTTAAGTATATTATTAAGGTGCGTTTTATCTCTCTTGTCAACCTTATTGCTGATAAGGAAATTGTGCAGGAACTTCTTGCTGATCGCTTTTCAATTCGTAACATTGCCAACGAGTTATATCGTATTCTTCCCGGTCAGACATCTCGTGAACGTATGTTAGCTGATTACCAGCTTGTTCGTGAGCGTTTGGGTGACAAGGTGGCTCCTGATAATGCAGCAAGAATTATGGTTGAAAAGCTGTTGAGTAGGCAGGTTTATGAGTTGTCAAGTGAACCAAAAAACGAGTTTATGAGTGAACAAACTTACGAATAA
- a CDS encoding sigma-70 family RNA polymerase sigma factor → MIQIDACKNGDKEALGELYTTYANRLLGVCRHYVKDDNSAHDILHDAFIIIFMSIQDLKDESKLEGWMITIVRNLSLKYIQNTEKRSHTPLSCLNIEIQEAACEEQKKIEFGLLLSAIESLPEGNREVFKLSVLEGLSHKEIGEQLGINPHSSSSQLFRAKKTLRAMLINYWMLFLLPILIPVYIYIATRDKTVETSDNEPTATNTHKSRSKYVQKGLGALKKEKSRYSTSPSISGNAGRGSAGAIVPEGNIALQVSTDSAITEQRALPFNVDSLQKHLAIGIGTNDSLYCIPQTPQDKMIALNERKNFNVCNKKKYPWTFNLGYSSNAGANGAMSNLNYLSVVDYANGGAAAKLYTWDDYVNYLVRNNALMDSVERAKMSWIALNNATEGNASLGEKAHHYRPKTFSLSLNKQLSSHWTFGTGLTYTRMKSDFESEFHGATLLKTQKIDYVGIPLRLTYRIWSKGRFNAYTTGGVTFEMPVHSSLDKKYIITSDSSYTLKGDIKPRYQWSVNLGIGVQYRLFKPFSLYLEPNMFYYFGNGSGLETYRTEHPFIITVPFGLRLTW, encoded by the coding sequence ATGATACAGATTGACGCTTGCAAAAATGGGGATAAGGAAGCCCTCGGAGAACTCTATACGACATACGCTAATAGACTTTTAGGCGTATGTCGGCATTATGTAAAAGATGATAATTCAGCTCACGATATTTTGCATGATGCATTTATTATAATCTTCATGTCTATCCAAGATTTGAAAGATGAATCAAAATTGGAAGGTTGGATGATAACAATCGTAAGGAATCTATCCTTAAAATATATCCAAAACACAGAAAAAAGAAGCCATACCCCCTTATCTTGCTTGAATATAGAAATTCAGGAAGCAGCATGTGAGGAACAGAAAAAGATAGAGTTCGGACTATTATTGTCAGCAATAGAGTCCTTACCAGAAGGGAATCGTGAAGTTTTCAAGCTCTCAGTCTTAGAAGGTCTTTCCCACAAGGAGATAGGAGAACAGCTCGGCATCAATCCGCACAGTTCTTCTTCCCAGTTGTTCAGGGCAAAGAAAACATTGCGTGCAATGTTGATTAACTATTGGATGCTCTTCTTGCTTCCAATTCTTATACCAGTTTATATATATATCGCTACGAGAGATAAAACTGTTGAGACTTCCGATAACGAACCTACTGCTACAAACACTCATAAGAGTCGATCAAAATATGTGCAAAAAGGATTAGGAGCTCTGAAGAAAGAAAAGTCAAGATATTCTACCTCGCCAAGTATCTCTGGTAATGCAGGAAGAGGTTCTGCCGGTGCGATTGTCCCTGAAGGAAATATTGCTTTGCAAGTATCAACAGACAGTGCTATAACGGAACAACGAGCATTACCCTTTAATGTGGATTCCCTGCAAAAACATTTGGCTATAGGTATCGGAACAAACGATTCTTTATACTGCATTCCACAGACACCACAAGATAAGATGATAGCATTGAATGAAAGAAAGAACTTCAATGTCTGCAATAAGAAGAAGTATCCGTGGACATTCAATTTGGGTTATTCATCTAATGCCGGTGCAAATGGAGCCATGTCCAATTTGAACTACCTATCAGTAGTAGATTACGCTAATGGTGGGGCTGCGGCCAAATTATATACATGGGATGATTATGTAAATTATTTAGTTCGGAACAATGCACTGATGGATTCTGTCGAGAGGGCAAAAATGTCATGGATAGCACTGAATAATGCAACAGAAGGCAACGCTTCCTTAGGTGAGAAGGCGCACCACTACCGCCCCAAAACCTTTAGTTTGTCGCTCAACAAGCAACTAAGTTCCCATTGGACTTTTGGCACGGGATTGACTTACACAAGAATGAAGTCTGATTTTGAGAGTGAGTTTCATGGTGCGACCTTGTTGAAGACCCAGAAGATTGATTATGTGGGCATACCATTGCGATTGACCTATCGTATATGGAGCAAGGGACGATTCAATGCCTATACGACCGGTGGAGTGACATTCGAGATGCCAGTTCACAGTTCACTTGATAAGAAGTATATCATAACGTCTGACTCGTCCTACACGTTAAAGGGTGACATCAAGCCACGTTATCAATGGTCTGTGAACTTAGGTATCGGTGTTCAGTATAGGCTATTCAAGCCTTTCAGTCTGTATTTAGAACCTAATATGTTCTATTACTTCGGGAATGGCAGCGGCCTTGAAACCTACCGCACAGAGCATCCGTTCATCATAACAGTACCATTCGGATTGCGGCTTACTTGGTAA
- a CDS encoding radical SAM/SPASM domain-containing protein, protein MYSIYDYIHNGIVFVNNVVRRQHKELTSLMIYSTTSCQSRCKHCSIWKKPIENLSLDDIIKIMNSKCVTKRTMVGLEGGEFVLHPEADKILGWFDTNHPNYTLLSNCLAVNKIISSVKNHHPKHLYISLDGNRETYRYMRGRDGYDKVIKVIETCKDIVPISLMFCLSPWNSFEDMRHVIDCAKQYNIDVRIGIYSTMSFFDTTKDLMESNDADFISQIPSSIHQTYENFDFVALYDEWKNNRLRLRCHSIFSELVIHSNGDVPLCQNLDVTLGNIHKNTLDEIFNSRNTCKIQCQYSKECNQCWINYHRKYDIILLRNLERIIPKRLIELFYGKYQWTSNRQTTYKKHFKQIKA, encoded by the coding sequence ATGTACAGTATTTATGACTACATCCACAATGGAATTGTATTTGTCAACAATGTAGTACGCAGACAGCACAAGGAACTCACATCCCTGATGATATATTCCACAACAAGCTGTCAGTCTCGTTGCAAGCACTGTTCCATTTGGAAGAAACCTATAGAAAATCTCAGCTTAGATGACATCATCAAAATAATGAACAGCAAATGTGTAACTAAACGCACGATGGTCGGCTTGGAAGGAGGTGAGTTTGTCCTCCATCCCGAAGCAGACAAGATATTAGGATGGTTTGATACTAACCACCCAAACTATACATTGCTGTCCAACTGCCTTGCAGTGAACAAGATAATTTCTTCCGTAAAGAATCATCATCCCAAACATCTATATATATCACTTGATGGCAATAGAGAAACCTATCGCTATATGCGTGGGAGAGATGGATATGACAAGGTGATTAAGGTTATAGAAACATGTAAAGACATCGTGCCTATCTCCCTAATGTTCTGTCTTTCTCCATGGAACTCGTTTGAGGATATGAGGCATGTCATAGATTGTGCCAAACAATATAACATTGATGTACGTATTGGCATTTACAGCACAATGTCATTCTTTGACACAACCAAAGATTTAATGGAATCCAATGATGCTGATTTCATCAGCCAGATACCCTCTTCCATACATCAAACATATGAGAACTTTGACTTTGTAGCTTTGTATGACGAGTGGAAAAATAACAGACTGAGACTGCGGTGTCATAGTATTTTCAGTGAATTGGTCATCCATTCTAATGGAGACGTTCCCTTGTGCCAGAATTTAGATGTAACCTTGGGTAATATTCATAAGAATACGCTTGATGAGATATTCAATTCAAGGAATACGTGCAAAATTCAATGTCAGTACTCCAAAGAATGCAATCAATGCTGGATCAACTATCATCGAAAATATGACATTATCCTGTTAAGAAATTTAGAAAGAATAATCCCCAAACGGCTGATAGAGTTGTTTTATGGGAAGTATCAATGGACCAGCAATAGGCAAACCACCTATAAGAAACATTTCAAGCAAATAAAAGCATAG
- a CDS encoding ParA family protein translates to MGKIIALANQKGGVGKTTTTINLAASLATLEKSVLVIDADPQANASSGLGVDIKEVDCSLYECIIDHADIKDAIYTTDIEGLDIVPSHIDLVGAEIEMLKLNGREKVMSSLLAPIRDEYDFILIDCSPSLGLITVNALTAADSVIIPVQCEYFALEGISKLLNTIKIIKSKLNPKLEIEGFLLTMYDSRLRLARQIYDEVKRHFQELVFKAVIQRNVKLSESPSHGLPVILYDADSTGAKNHLSLAKEIIEKNKK, encoded by the coding sequence ATGGGAAAGATTATCGCACTTGCCAACCAAAAAGGCGGCGTCGGAAAGACGACTACCACCATCAACTTGGCAGCTTCTTTAGCAACGCTTGAGAAGTCTGTATTGGTGATTGATGCCGATCCGCAGGCGAATGCCTCCAGCGGTTTGGGCGTGGACATCAAGGAGGTGGACTGTTCGCTTTACGAATGTATCATTGACCATGCCGACATAAAAGATGCTATCTACACAACTGACATAGAAGGATTGGACATTGTTCCAAGCCATATTGACCTTGTTGGAGCTGAAATAGAGATGTTAAAGCTTAATGGTCGTGAGAAGGTTATGAGCAGTCTACTTGCTCCTATCCGTGACGAATACGATTTCATACTGATTGACTGTAGTCCATCACTTGGCTTGATTACTGTCAACGCCTTAACAGCAGCAGACTCTGTCATCATTCCTGTTCAGTGTGAATACTTCGCATTGGAGGGTATCAGCAAGCTATTGAATACCATCAAGATTATCAAGAGTAAGCTGAATCCGAAGTTAGAGATAGAGGGCTTCCTGCTGACGATGTATGATAGTCGTCTGCGTCTTGCTCGCCAGATTTACGATGAGGTGAAGCGCCACTTCCAAGAGTTAGTTTTCAAGGCTGTTATTCAGCGTAACGTAAAACTCTCTGAGAGTCCGAGTCATGGTTTACCAGTTATTCTCTACGATGCTGACTCAACGGGTGCGAAGAATCACCTTAGCCTTGCAAAGGAAATCATTGAAAAGAATAAGAAATAA
- the surE gene encoding 5'/3'-nucleotidase SurE yields the protein MNSKKPLILISNDDGYHSKGIRMLVSFLSDFAEIIVCAPEAARSGFSRAFSVVDYLLLKKRHNIPDCEVWSCTGTPVDCVKLALDQILVDRKPDLILGGINHGDNSSVNNHYSGTMGIAYEGCMKYIPSIAFSSCDYNPNADLSYLRDYVRLIVKKVLAEGLPKGICLNVNFPKVEKFAGLKVCRMGWGSWVREVEPCKHPRGFDYYWMTGHYRNDEPDATDNDQWALAHGYVTVTPSKIDVTDYEVLDKMKTWESL from the coding sequence ATGAATTCTAAGAAACCACTTATACTTATATCTAACGACGACGGATACCATTCTAAAGGTATTCGTATGCTCGTTTCATTCCTCTCAGACTTTGCGGAAATCATTGTTTGTGCTCCAGAGGCTGCACGTTCGGGTTTCTCACGTGCGTTCTCAGTGGTTGATTATCTGCTGTTAAAGAAACGTCATAACATCCCTGACTGTGAGGTGTGGTCATGTACAGGTACGCCAGTCGATTGTGTGAAGTTAGCGTTAGACCAGATTCTTGTCGATCGAAAGCCTGATCTTATCTTGGGAGGTATCAATCATGGAGATAATTCTTCTGTGAATAATCATTACAGTGGAACGATGGGTATTGCGTATGAGGGTTGTATGAAATATATCCCTTCTATCGCCTTTTCAAGTTGTGATTACAACCCTAATGCGGATCTTTCTTACTTGCGTGATTACGTAAGACTTATTGTCAAGAAAGTTCTTGCTGAAGGATTACCAAAGGGTATCTGCCTGAACGTGAACTTCCCAAAGGTAGAGAAGTTCGCTGGACTGAAGGTGTGCCGTATGGGGTGGGGTAGTTGGGTGAGAGAAGTTGAACCTTGCAAGCATCCTCGTGGCTTTGATTATTATTGGATGACAGGGCATTATCGCAATGATGAGCCCGATGCTACCGATAACGATCAGTGGGCATTAGCGCATGGATATGTAACTGTTACGCCATCTAAGATTGACGTGACTGATTATGAAGTGCTTGATAAGATGAAAACGTGGGAATCTCTTTAA
- a CDS encoding MerR family transcriptional regulator, with amino-acid sequence MAENPRKLYYSIKEVAQQINVTESLLRYWETEFPHLRPKTTGNRVRQYTEKDIEQIKVIYNLVKVRGFKIAAARKMLQENRSGADKSQKVMETLFSVRDQLKDLKKQLDGLV; translated from the coding sequence ATGGCAGAGAATCCGCGCAAACTGTATTATTCTATCAAGGAAGTGGCACAGCAGATTAACGTTACGGAGAGTCTGTTGAGATATTGGGAAACCGAGTTCCCACACCTTCGTCCTAAGACGACGGGCAATCGTGTACGTCAATATACGGAGAAAGACATTGAACAGATAAAGGTTATTTACAATCTTGTCAAGGTGCGTGGCTTTAAGATTGCTGCTGCCCGCAAGATGTTGCAGGAGAATCGTAGTGGTGCTGACAAGAGCCAAAAGGTTATGGAAACCCTCTTCTCTGTGCGTGATCAGCTGAAAGATCTTAAGAAACAATTAGACGGATTGGTATAA